Proteins co-encoded in one Sediminispirochaeta bajacaliforniensis DSM 16054 genomic window:
- a CDS encoding SDR family oxidoreductase: MNKTAVITGATSGIGLATAQALAQQGWYIIGIGRSEERCVQAKATIEKAGASGCEFTVADLSSQNQIKRAAKEIMLMSQNGGRGTLDVLINNAGTFSNWFIQTEDGIELQFAVNYLAHFHLTLALLPALSKASEPRIISVSSASHRHTHLRWNDIQLRKHYSGLRAYKQTKLANVLFSAEFNRRYSARTGIQAFVADPGLVRTEIGLKSSGGLAKLVWKVRMAQGRPPIEGAETSVFLATEPTVYNSGQLYWRNNMPVAPDASALNQAAAERLWQISERMCGIEQEKEPD; the protein is encoded by the coding sequence ATGAATAAAACTGCGGTAATAACGGGAGCGACATCGGGAATCGGCTTGGCCACGGCACAGGCCCTTGCACAGCAAGGGTGGTACATAATCGGCATAGGCAGATCCGAAGAACGTTGTGTCCAGGCAAAGGCTACGATAGAAAAGGCCGGTGCCTCCGGCTGCGAATTCACCGTTGCTGATCTCTCTTCACAGAATCAGATCAAACGAGCGGCAAAAGAAATCATGCTGATGTCACAGAATGGAGGAAGGGGGACGCTTGATGTTTTGATCAACAATGCAGGAACCTTTTCCAACTGGTTTATACAAACAGAGGATGGCATAGAACTCCAATTTGCAGTGAACTATCTTGCCCACTTCCATCTCACCCTTGCATTGCTCCCGGCACTCTCAAAGGCCTCTGAGCCCAGAATAATAAGTGTGAGCTCCGCCTCACACCGCCACACGCATCTTCGTTGGAACGATATCCAGCTCCGCAAACATTACAGCGGGCTTCGTGCCTATAAACAAACAAAGCTCGCCAATGTGCTTTTTTCCGCAGAGTTCAACAGACGATATTCGGCAAGGACCGGCATACAAGCCTTTGTGGCCGACCCGGGCCTGGTTCGTACCGAAATTGGGTTAAAATCAAGCGGCGGTTTGGCAAAGTTGGTGTGGAAAGTTCGGATGGCACAGGGACGTCCGCCTATAGAAGGTGCGGAAACATCGGTGTTTCTTGCAACAGAACCCACCGTTTATAACAGCGGGCAGCTCTATTGGCGGAACAACATGCCAGTTGCACCGGATGCATCGGCACTCAACCAAGCGGCGGCAGAACGATTATGGCAAATCTCGGAACGCATGTGCGGCATAGAACAGGAAAAGGAGCCTGATTGA
- a CDS encoding TetR/AcrR family transcriptional regulator: MKTQQDTRSENEEQIILATIECIETFGIHDATIRRIAQRAGVNSAAISYYFRSKEHLLQVAMERTLENAFDLNDFSDSVGKPVQERLTHIFSFLLEGALKFPGISRAHFYEPFIEGNYETPGVECINAFLSALEAEILTSSNFYTKQEVQTKLVYLTSATMIYPGLMPKLLEPFSNVKLSDKATRNAYVENLVWALFPTSQP, encoded by the coding sequence ATGAAGACACAACAAGACACACGGTCAGAGAATGAGGAACAGATTATTCTTGCCACCATCGAATGTATCGAAACCTTCGGCATCCACGACGCCACAATACGAAGAATCGCTCAGAGAGCAGGAGTCAATAGCGCCGCCATCAGCTACTACTTTCGAAGCAAAGAGCATCTCCTGCAAGTGGCAATGGAACGGACACTTGAAAATGCTTTTGATTTAAACGATTTTAGTGATTCCGTCGGGAAACCGGTGCAGGAACGCCTTACTCATATTTTCTCCTTTCTATTAGAGGGAGCCCTCAAATTTCCAGGCATCAGCCGTGCCCATTTTTATGAGCCCTTCATCGAAGGGAACTACGAAACTCCGGGAGTAGAATGCATAAATGCATTTCTTTCCGCACTCGAAGCAGAAATCCTGACAAGCAGTAACTTCTATACAAAACAAGAGGTGCAAACGAAACTTGTCTATCTCACCAGTGCAACCATGATATATCCGGGACTGATGCCGAAGCTATTGGAGCCCTTTAGCAATGTGAAACTGTCTGATAAGGCAACCAGGAATGCGTATGTTGAGAACTTGGTATGGGCTCTCTTTCCCACTTCGCAGCCGTAA
- a CDS encoding iron-containing alcohol dehydrogenase, with product MAVMNYSVPRTIVYGEKALDKLGELEGKKAMLVTGGSSMKRFGFLDQAKNILEKAGMKTAVIDGVEPNPSVKTVKKGAEAMIAFQPDWIVAIGGGSALDAAKVMWCFYEHPELTFEDIVTPLTMPKLRTKARFAAIPSTSGTASEITAFSVITDTDNHIKYPLVSPEMVPDLAILDPALPAKMPAHITANTGMDVMAHATEALVSTASTSFTDPYALEAITLVAEWLPKAYKNGNDMEARYHMHNASTLAGMAFTNASLGLVHSLAHKIGGEFGVTHGLANAILMPWIIEFNKKSTDKYVLAEKALKVDNLENEIRRLNKVLDIPSSFASCNEVDFSEEKFKAVLDRMSENAYNDPCTLTNPGAPSIADVKAIYQAAYYGEWKKA from the coding sequence ATGGCAGTCATGAACTATTCGGTTCCAAGGACGATTGTATATGGCGAGAAGGCCCTGGATAAACTTGGAGAGCTGGAAGGGAAAAAAGCGATGCTGGTAACCGGCGGAAGCTCAATGAAACGGTTCGGCTTTCTTGATCAGGCAAAAAATATTCTCGAAAAAGCGGGCATGAAAACAGCCGTGATAGACGGGGTTGAACCAAACCCCTCGGTCAAAACGGTAAAGAAAGGCGCCGAAGCGATGATCGCTTTCCAGCCCGATTGGATCGTGGCCATCGGCGGAGGTTCTGCCCTGGATGCGGCAAAGGTGATGTGGTGCTTCTACGAACACCCAGAACTTACCTTTGAAGACATTGTTACCCCACTTACCATGCCAAAACTCAGAACAAAGGCACGTTTTGCAGCCATCCCCTCGACAAGTGGCACAGCATCGGAAATCACGGCGTTTTCCGTTATTACGGATACCGATAACCACATCAAATATCCCCTTGTCTCTCCGGAAATGGTTCCCGATCTAGCGATTCTTGATCCGGCTCTTCCCGCAAAGATGCCGGCACATATCACCGCAAACACCGGCATGGATGTTATGGCACACGCTACCGAAGCGTTGGTATCAACCGCATCCACCAGCTTTACCGACCCTTACGCGCTCGAAGCAATCACCCTGGTTGCAGAATGGCTTCCCAAAGCCTACAAAAACGGTAACGATATGGAAGCCCGCTACCATATGCATAACGCATCCACTCTGGCAGGCATGGCCTTCACCAACGCATCCCTCGGCCTGGTGCACTCTTTAGCGCACAAGATCGGAGGAGAGTTTGGTGTTACCCACGGCCTTGCAAATGCTATTTTGATGCCCTGGATCATCGAATTCAACAAAAAATCGACAGATAAGTACGTACTGGCGGAAAAGGCGTTGAAGGTCGACAACCTTGAAAATGAAATCAGGCGGCTGAATAAGGTTCTCGACATTCCCTCAAGTTTCGCAAGTTGCAATGAAGTAGACTTCAGCGAAGAAAAATTCAAAGCGGTCCTGGATCGTATGAGTGAGAATGCCTATAACGATCCATGTACCCTTACCAATCCCGGTGCGCCTTCGATTGCCGATGTAAAGGCGATCTACCAGGCTGCCTACTACGGAGAATGGAAGAAGGCATAG
- a CDS encoding FAD-dependent oxidoreductase, translated as MMINIKELKGADISCELCGINMQSPFILSSGPLSYAAEGLIEAHKAGAGAVVTKTIRLNAAINPTPHIGIVNEDSLINCEKWADSPPEVWFEREIPMTKAAGAVVIASIGHTLPEAEALVKRAEAAGADMIELVSYTEDTLLPMLVATKERVSIPVICKLSGNWPDPVGTARKCLEKGADAISAIDSLGPTLKIDIQNARPEMNSADGYGWLSGAAMRPVAMRIVSEIARNGCSQLVGIGGIGKAEDAVEYVMAGAQALGICSSLIIHGMDYLNKLCHDLSVLLDQLGYSSLTKAKGIALPNFPTAERVAKLEFSYEPYYAKCQAACPAGVDVPLYLDMVRKGNYVQAYETISVTNPFPGICGRVCDHPCEGSCRRSLFDDSLQIRLIKRLAADKTYESFGDKLPLPEMLPKNGKKLAVIGAGPAGLTAAYYLARVGYSVTIFESLPMAGGMLAVGIPEFRLPKNILKLEVDRVIRMGVEIRTGITIGRDLSIEELKQQGYERVLIATGAHGDPAVEIPGMDKEGVVSGVRFLRDLALGRFTSLSGKNVAVIGGGNAAVDAARSALRIGAASVTLLYRREREDMPAYEEEISEAEKEGVRYIFLAGPKSIEGNGKAAAFRYTPMSLGEIDESGRRKPVPSGAPSQSIDADFVIIATGQRVDTDFLPPLSDSSTGKTKSDGIYAAGDCTSETASVIEAIAAGRRSAQAIHQSLGGAGSVMETKSQHRSYFIEVTDVGSAKEESPMLPVSERLSGFPEVETGLSEDAARREAARCMHCGCINCLRCVAVCPYNARTLDFPIMSVDRELCRSCGACVSVCPTGALTATVVDELAESRI; from the coding sequence ATGATGATTAATATCAAAGAATTGAAGGGTGCCGATATCAGCTGTGAGCTTTGCGGCATCAACATGCAAAGTCCCTTTATTCTCTCATCCGGTCCACTCTCCTATGCGGCCGAGGGCCTGATCGAGGCTCACAAGGCAGGGGCAGGCGCCGTGGTGACAAAAACCATCCGCCTTAATGCGGCGATCAACCCGACTCCCCATATAGGAATCGTGAACGAGGATTCGCTGATCAACTGTGAAAAATGGGCGGACTCTCCTCCCGAGGTGTGGTTTGAGCGGGAAATCCCGATGACCAAGGCCGCCGGAGCGGTTGTTATTGCCAGCATCGGTCATACCCTTCCCGAAGCAGAGGCTCTGGTCAAACGTGCGGAGGCCGCCGGAGCCGATATGATCGAGCTTGTCAGTTATACTGAAGATACCTTGCTTCCCATGCTTGTTGCCACAAAAGAGCGGGTTTCCATTCCCGTCATCTGTAAACTGAGCGGGAATTGGCCCGATCCTGTCGGTACTGCCAGGAAGTGCCTTGAAAAGGGGGCGGACGCTATTTCCGCCATTGACTCTCTCGGACCGACCCTGAAGATCGACATTCAAAACGCCCGACCCGAAATGAACAGCGCCGACGGCTACGGTTGGCTTTCCGGAGCCGCCATGCGTCCGGTTGCCATGCGTATTGTATCGGAGATTGCACGAAACGGCTGTAGTCAACTTGTCGGTATCGGCGGTATCGGCAAGGCCGAGGACGCCGTGGAATACGTAATGGCCGGTGCCCAGGCCCTAGGCATCTGCTCCAGTCTGATCATTCACGGAATGGATTATCTCAACAAGCTTTGCCATGACCTTTCGGTTTTACTTGATCAGCTTGGCTATTCATCCCTTACCAAGGCAAAAGGCATTGCACTACCCAATTTCCCCACTGCGGAGCGAGTGGCAAAGCTTGAGTTCTCATATGAGCCCTACTACGCAAAATGCCAGGCTGCCTGTCCCGCCGGGGTTGATGTTCCCCTCTATCTTGATATGGTTCGGAAAGGTAACTATGTGCAGGCGTATGAAACCATCAGCGTTACCAATCCCTTTCCCGGAATCTGCGGCAGGGTCTGCGATCATCCCTGCGAGGGAAGTTGTCGGCGCTCTCTTTTCGATGATTCCTTGCAGATTCGTCTCATCAAACGGCTTGCCGCAGATAAAACCTATGAAAGCTTTGGCGACAAACTGCCGCTTCCCGAGATGCTTCCGAAGAACGGGAAAAAACTTGCCGTTATCGGCGCCGGGCCCGCAGGACTTACCGCCGCCTATTATCTTGCCAGGGTCGGCTACAGCGTGACGATCTTTGAGTCTCTCCCCATGGCGGGGGGCATGCTGGCCGTCGGTATCCCCGAGTTCCGACTTCCCAAGAATATCCTCAAACTGGAGGTCGATCGGGTCATCCGAATGGGCGTGGAAATCAGAACCGGTATTACCATCGGTAGGGATCTTTCCATAGAAGAGTTAAAACAGCAGGGCTACGAGCGAGTTCTCATTGCCACCGGAGCTCACGGAGATCCCGCGGTCGAGATTCCCGGTATGGATAAAGAGGGTGTCGTCTCCGGCGTCCGTTTCCTGCGGGATCTTGCGCTCGGTCGTTTCACCAGCCTTTCGGGCAAAAACGTCGCGGTGATCGGTGGTGGAAACGCTGCGGTGGATGCGGCACGATCCGCCTTGAGAATCGGTGCAGCATCGGTGACCCTCCTGTATCGTAGGGAACGGGAAGATATGCCCGCCTACGAAGAGGAGATCAGCGAGGCCGAAAAAGAGGGGGTACGCTATATCTTCCTTGCCGGCCCAAAGAGCATAGAGGGCAACGGCAAGGCCGCGGCCTTTCGCTACACCCCCATGAGCCTTGGCGAAATTGATGAGTCGGGACGTCGTAAGCCCGTTCCCTCCGGAGCTCCGTCGCAAAGCATCGATGCCGACTTTGTCATCATTGCAACCGGGCAGCGTGTTGATACCGATTTTCTTCCGCCCCTTTCCGATAGTTCGACCGGCAAGACAAAAAGCGATGGTATCTATGCCGCCGGAGACTGCACCAGTGAGACCGCATCGGTGATCGAGGCCATCGCCGCCGGCCGGAGAAGCGCCCAGGCGATACATCAAAGCCTCGGCGGAGCAGGTTCGGTTATGGAGACCAAAAGCCAGCATCGAAGCTACTTCATCGAGGTGACCGATGTGGGCAGTGCAAAAGAAGAGAGCCCGATGCTCCCCGTCTCCGAGCGCCTGTCAGGTTTCCCGGAGGTTGAAACCGGCCTCAGCGAGGATGCCGCTCGAAGAGAGGCCGCCCGCTGCATGCACTGCGGCTGTATCAACTGTCTGCGTTGTGTCGCCGTCTGCCCCTACAACGCAAGGACCCTTGATTTTCCGATCATGAGCGTGGATCGAGAACTTTGCCGCAGCTGCGGTGCCTGTGTCTCGGTTTGTCCCACCGGTGCCCTCACCGCAACGGTAGTGGACGAACTTGCAGAATCACGAATCTGA